A window from Blastocatellia bacterium encodes these proteins:
- a CDS encoding AAA family ATPase, translating to MAAVQPIPLDPERKHPQAEEFEKKLLERIVGQERAVRRMANLFQIYLAGLTPPGRPIGSLLFLGPTGSGKTRVVEAAAEVLFGDPNAVVKIDCAEFQHSHEIAKLIGSPPGYLGHRETPPLLTQENLDRYHTENLKLTYVLFDEIEKASDALWQLLLGILDKASLTLGDNRRVDFSRCIIVMTSNLGAKEMADLISGGIGFTPRQGQQDSVVDQKIYRTALEAAKRKFSPEFMNRIDKVVVFRSLKDEHLRRILDIELKMVQERILKSQAPKFIFTCTDAAKEFLLREGTDYKYGARHLKRAIERFLVFPLSNLVATRQVDTGDLVTVHYDPSSPDRMIFTKEVGGALVGNYLNLFGEHLMPPSPHKERGKAASSSGKMS from the coding sequence ATGGCTGCCGTTCAACCCATCCCGCTCGACCCTGAGCGGAAGCACCCCCAGGCCGAAGAGTTCGAGAAGAAGTTGCTCGAACGCATCGTCGGACAGGAACGGGCTGTTCGCCGAATGGCCAACTTGTTCCAGATCTACCTGGCCGGGCTCACACCACCGGGGCGCCCCATAGGATCTCTCCTTTTCCTCGGACCCACGGGGTCGGGGAAGACCCGCGTGGTCGAAGCAGCCGCTGAGGTCCTCTTTGGCGATCCCAATGCTGTTGTCAAAATTGACTGCGCCGAATTTCAGCATAGCCATGAAATCGCGAAGCTTATCGGGTCGCCCCCCGGTTATCTCGGACACCGCGAGACTCCCCCGCTCCTCACACAAGAAAACCTCGATCGCTACCACACCGAGAATCTCAAGTTGACCTACGTCCTGTTTGACGAAATCGAAAAAGCCTCTGACGCGCTGTGGCAGCTGCTTCTGGGAATCCTCGATAAAGCCTCTTTGACACTCGGGGACAACCGCCGGGTGGACTTTTCCCGCTGCATCATCGTCATGACCTCTAACCTTGGAGCCAAGGAGATGGCCGATCTTATCTCCGGCGGAATCGGGTTCACACCGCGTCAGGGGCAGCAGGACTCGGTCGTTGACCAAAAGATCTACCGGACGGCTCTGGAAGCGGCCAAGCGCAAGTTCTCGCCAGAATTCATGAACCGCATTGACAAAGTCGTCGTCTTCCGTTCGCTCAAGGACGAGCACCTGCGCCGCATTCTCGATATTGAGTTGAAGATGGTACAGGAACGCATCCTCAAGTCCCAGGCGCCGAAATTCATCTTCACCTGTACCGACGCGGCCAAGGAATTCTTGCTGCGCGAGGGAACCGACTATAAATATGGGGCTCGCCATCTCAAAAGAGCCATCGAACGATTCCTTGTGTTCCCCTTGTCCAATCTCGTGGCCACACGACAGGTTGACACGGGAGACCTGGTCACCGTCCATTACGATCCGTCCTCACCCGATCGTATGATCTTCACAAAGGAAGTCGGGGGAGCGCTGGTGGGGAATTATCTCAATCTTTTCGGCGAACACCTTATGCCGCCATCACCCCACAAAGAACGGGGGAAGGCTGCTTCATCGAGCGGGAAAATGTCCTGA
- a CDS encoding YggS family pyridoxal phosphate-dependent enzyme — protein sequence MNELAERIESVRHRIAEALHRAGREAEKVRLIAVTKTVPVERIQEAIEYGVKDFGENRVQEAEKKISYLPQEVCWHFIGHLQSNKVRKAVPLFDWIQSVDSVHLAERLNRTAAEAGRRIPVLIQVALDREPTKHGIAPEDLGELARALASMPHLDVRGLMAIPPFFEDPQKVRPYFRKLAELLRDLNEQAIFSQPLTELSMGMSHDFEIAVEEGATMVRIGTAIFGERQR from the coding sequence ATGAACGAGTTGGCGGAGCGAATCGAGAGTGTGCGACATCGCATCGCGGAGGCGCTTCACCGCGCCGGACGAGAGGCTGAAAAGGTGCGTTTAATTGCAGTGACAAAAACGGTCCCGGTGGAGCGCATTCAAGAGGCTATCGAGTACGGGGTGAAGGATTTCGGTGAGAATCGGGTTCAAGAGGCGGAGAAAAAAATCTCCTACCTGCCACAAGAGGTTTGCTGGCACTTCATCGGACACCTTCAATCGAACAAGGTCAGGAAGGCCGTTCCCCTGTTCGATTGGATCCAGTCGGTAGACAGCGTGCATCTGGCGGAGCGACTGAATCGCACGGCGGCTGAAGCTGGGCGCAGGATTCCGGTGCTGATTCAGGTGGCGCTCGACCGGGAGCCGACAAAGCACGGGATAGCCCCGGAAGATCTCGGAGAGCTTGCCCGAGCGCTGGCTTCGATGCCCCATTTAGATGTGCGCGGCCTCATGGCAATTCCTCCTTTCTTCGAGGATCCTCAAAAGGTCCGACCCTACTTCCGGAAACTGGCCGAGTTACTGCGAGATTTGAATGAACAGGCGATCTTCTCGCAGCCGCTGACGGAGTTATCCATGGGGATGAGCCACGATTTTGAGATCGCCGTTGAAGAAGGGGCTACGATGGTGAGAATCGGAACGGCTATCTTTGGAGAACGACAGAGATGA
- a CDS encoding YggT family protein, giving the protein MIWFSQFIALVRWGVILLVAGVIALTLLRVIVQWIGLNPFGWLPFTLRRVTEPFLGPLRKNPLVWQSRVDIAPLLLIILLIIAAAFGLQLLADFHEFVMGMARSVTLALRGAVIPALRMFVGHALLGVISLLMACVIVHVIFSWLGVYGTRLSRFVRRMSGPLLELLHKHVPPVGVFDFTPVIAYFLLMIAAWFVRQVFLG; this is encoded by the coding sequence ATGATCTGGTTTTCTCAGTTCATCGCTCTGGTACGATGGGGCGTGATTCTTCTGGTTGCAGGAGTGATTGCACTCACACTCCTGCGGGTGATCGTCCAGTGGATCGGGCTCAACCCGTTCGGATGGTTGCCCTTTACACTGCGGCGCGTGACCGAACCCTTCCTTGGTCCGCTCAGGAAAAATCCCCTCGTCTGGCAATCGCGGGTGGACATCGCCCCACTGCTTCTGATCATCCTGCTTATTATCGCGGCTGCCTTTGGGCTTCAGCTTCTCGCCGATTTCCATGAGTTTGTGATGGGAATGGCACGCAGTGTGACTCTTGCGCTGAGAGGGGCCGTTATCCCCGCTCTGCGGATGTTCGTGGGCCATGCTTTGCTGGGAGTGATTTCGCTACTCATGGCCTGCGTCATTGTTCACGTCATTTTCTCCTGGTTGGGCGTGTATGGAACGCGATTGTCGAGATTTGTCCGGAGGATGAGCGGACCCCTTCTGGAGCTTTTGCACAAACACGTTCCGCCGGTCGGAGTGTTTGATTTCACTCCGGTTATCGCATACTTCCTCCTGATGATTGCAGCATGGTTTGTGCGTCAAGTGTTTCTTGGATGA
- a CDS encoding DUF167 domain-containing protein, whose amino-acid sequence MSGNLETRETAEGVEITVFVQPRAATTALVGIHGGVLKVRVAAPPVKGRATEECLRFLAKMVGVRRSDVELMAGMTSRIKRVRFRGVSRERLLESLFARGDR is encoded by the coding sequence ATGAGTGGGAACCTTGAAACTCGGGAGACGGCGGAGGGGGTTGAAATCACCGTGTTCGTTCAGCCTCGGGCTGCGACCACGGCGCTCGTAGGGATTCACGGGGGCGTGCTCAAGGTGCGCGTCGCAGCTCCGCCGGTAAAGGGACGAGCGACGGAAGAGTGCCTTCGTTTCCTGGCGAAAATGGTAGGGGTTCGGCGATCCGATGTGGAACTGATGGCGGGAATGACGAGTCGAATCAAACGCGTTCGATTTCGTGGGGTTTCACGAGAGCGTTTGCTGGAAAGTCTTTTCGCAAGGGGCGATCGGTGA
- a CDS encoding menaquinone biosynthesis protein, giving the protein MDKPVIAGSTYLNSAPLCYSFLRGAQRPLCHFVPNTSPATCAALLRDGEVDAALIPAIEYQRMEGIALVPGVAVAAHREVRSVFLASFKPLEEIETVALDISSRTSAALTRIFFQYFLGRQVRYLPWNPDLDEMLRVADGALLIGDPALSVRFRRQELRFYDYASLWYEFTGLPLVFALWAVRRDRWQKLQAISFERARREGVEHIPEIIRAAVNELKLPADYLRSYFAQCVVYDLDAQKQAGLDRFYELAFELKLIPDRKELMFLPRS; this is encoded by the coding sequence ATGGACAAACCAGTTATTGCCGGTTCGACCTACCTCAATTCAGCCCCCCTCTGCTACAGCTTCCTCCGAGGCGCGCAGCGACCGTTATGCCACTTCGTTCCCAATACGTCACCGGCGACTTGTGCGGCGTTATTGCGTGACGGGGAGGTGGATGCCGCCTTAATCCCGGCCATCGAATACCAGCGCATGGAAGGGATCGCGCTGGTGCCGGGGGTGGCGGTAGCGGCGCACCGGGAAGTACGAAGCGTTTTTCTGGCCTCATTCAAGCCTCTGGAGGAGATCGAAACGGTGGCCCTGGACATATCGTCGCGAACGTCGGCGGCTCTGACGCGGATCTTTTTCCAGTATTTTCTGGGGCGGCAGGTTCGTTATCTTCCCTGGAATCCCGATCTGGACGAAATGTTGCGGGTCGCCGACGGAGCATTACTTATAGGAGATCCGGCCCTCAGCGTACGGTTTCGCCGACAGGAGCTGCGGTTCTACGACTATGCCAGTCTTTGGTACGAGTTTACCGGTCTACCGCTGGTTTTTGCGCTCTGGGCGGTGCGCCGCGACCGATGGCAGAAACTGCAGGCAATCTCCTTTGAGCGGGCGCGCCGTGAGGGGGTTGAGCATATCCCGGAGATCATCCGGGCAGCGGTCAACGAGTTGAAGCTGCCCGCTGATTATCTTCGGAGTTATTTCGCTCAGTGTGTCGTGTATGATCTGGACGCGCAGAAACAGGCGGGTCTCGACCGGTTCTATGAGCTGGCTTTCGAGTTGAAGCTCATCCCCGATCGGAAGGAGCTGATGTTTCTGCCCAGAAGCTAA